One stretch of Candidatus Cloacimonadota bacterium DNA includes these proteins:
- a CDS encoding four helix bundle protein has product MRPHNLEELLINFSVSIIEFIDQIQNTKAGNHLSGQLLRSGTSPALNYGEAQSGESKKDFIHKIKVVLKELRETYVCLKIINKAKLHESEEKLKALLQENNELISIFVKSIKTAQGN; this is encoded by the coding sequence ATGAGACCCCATAATTTAGAAGAACTACTGATAAATTTTTCAGTTTCTATAATAGAATTTATCGATCAGATCCAAAATACAAAAGCAGGTAATCACCTTTCAGGTCAACTTCTTCGATCAGGTACTTCTCCGGCATTAAATTATGGTGAAGCTCAAAGTGGAGAATCCAAGAAAGATTTTATTCATAAGATTAAGGTTGTTCTAAAAGAATTAAGGGAAACCTATGTATGCTTGAAAATAATTAATAAAGCAAAACTACATGAATCAGAAGAAAAACTCAAAGCATTGTTACAAGAAAATAATGAACTTATTTCCATATTTGTGAAAAGCATAAAAACAGCACAGGGAAATTAG
- a CDS encoding Fe-S-containing hydro-lyase, with protein sequence MTKEIKLQTPLKDNDLEGLHIGDKVLISGTIYTARDAAHKRLVDLIAAGKELPFDIQGQIIYFVGPSPARPGMPIGSAGPTTSYRMDPYSPVLLDNGLKGMIGKGPRSKEVIASMIKNKGVYFAAIGGAAVVMAQSIKEAKVIAYEDLGPEAIRELKVENLPCIVANDVYGNDLFDEGVKEYREN encoded by the coding sequence ATGACAAAAGAAATAAAATTACAAACTCCTCTCAAAGATAATGACTTGGAAGGATTACATATTGGTGACAAAGTCCTGATCAGCGGAACGATCTATACTGCTCGCGACGCTGCCCATAAAAGGCTGGTTGACCTGATTGCAGCCGGAAAAGAACTTCCTTTCGATATTCAAGGTCAGATCATCTATTTTGTTGGTCCATCTCCTGCCAGACCGGGAATGCCGATCGGTTCTGCCGGTCCGACCACGAGTTATCGGATGGATCCGTATTCACCGGTTTTATTGGATAATGGTTTGAAAGGAATGATCGGCAAAGGTCCGAGAAGCAAAGAAGTGATAGCTTCGATGATCAAGAATAAAGGAGTATATTTTGCTGCTATTGGAGGAGCTGCGGTTGTTATGGCTCAATCCATTAAAGAAGCAAAAGTTATTGCTTATGAAGATCTGGGACCGGAAGCAATTCGCGAATTGAAAGTTGAAAATTTGCCCTGTATTGTTGCTAATGATGTTTATGGGAACGATCTTTTTGATGAGGGAGTGAAGGAATATAGAGAAAATTGA